A DNA window from Pseudarthrobacter sp. W1I19 contains the following coding sequences:
- a CDS encoding Gfo/Idh/MocA family protein, whose product MTHPSNHDAGTPLRVAFIGTGGIANAHTEALRQQPGVELAAAIDVDPARSEAFAGKWGVARTAASLAEAIDGGALDLVAICTPPSSHFPLALEALSFGLHAVIEKPPALSLSQMRQLEAAEQASAGSLSCIFQHRFGSGAQRLLALQQSGVLGRQLVGTCNTLWFRDQPYFDVPWRGLWDVEGGGPTLGHGIHQFDLLLHLWGPWSEVTAFAGKLARTTDTEDASGAVVRFESGAIATVINSVISPRETSYLRLDYENATVELEHLYGYSDHHWKVTPAPGQDAVVGLWNEGADHPSGHPAQYAVIIRSLQAGEPAAVSISDAYATMELAAAIYASSVSGTTVSRGQIDESSPFFTRMDGHLEPWKQEEALEA is encoded by the coding sequence ATGACCCACCCCAGCAATCACGACGCCGGCACGCCACTTCGCGTCGCCTTCATCGGAACCGGCGGCATCGCCAATGCCCACACCGAAGCACTCAGGCAGCAACCCGGCGTCGAACTAGCGGCAGCGATCGACGTGGACCCCGCGCGTTCGGAGGCCTTCGCCGGCAAGTGGGGCGTCGCCCGGACCGCGGCAAGCCTGGCAGAAGCGATCGACGGCGGTGCGCTGGATCTCGTGGCCATCTGCACTCCCCCCTCCAGCCACTTTCCGCTGGCGCTGGAAGCGCTGTCCTTCGGTTTACATGCCGTCATCGAAAAGCCGCCGGCCTTGTCCCTCAGCCAGATGCGGCAGCTGGAAGCCGCGGAGCAGGCGTCCGCCGGCTCGCTGAGCTGCATTTTCCAGCACCGCTTCGGCTCGGGCGCGCAGCGGCTGCTCGCACTCCAGCAGTCCGGGGTCCTGGGCAGGCAGCTGGTGGGCACCTGCAACACCCTCTGGTTCCGCGACCAGCCATACTTCGATGTTCCCTGGCGCGGGCTCTGGGATGTGGAGGGCGGCGGGCCTACCCTGGGCCACGGCATCCACCAGTTCGACCTGCTCCTGCACCTGTGGGGTCCATGGTCCGAAGTGACGGCCTTCGCCGGCAAATTGGCGCGCACAACAGATACGGAGGATGCGTCAGGGGCGGTGGTCCGCTTCGAATCCGGGGCTATCGCCACCGTGATCAACTCGGTTATCTCCCCGCGGGAAACCTCCTACCTTCGGTTGGACTACGAGAACGCAACGGTGGAGCTCGAACACCTTTACGGCTACAGCGACCACCACTGGAAGGTGACCCCGGCACCGGGCCAGGACGCCGTCGTCGGCCTCTGGAACGAGGGCGCGGACCACCCCAGCGGACACCCGGCGCAGTACGCGGTGATCATCCGCAGCCTGCAGGCCGGGGAACCGGCTGCTGTCTCCATCTCAGACGCCTATGCCACCATGGAGCTGGCGGCCGCGATCTACGCGTCGAGCGTCAGCGGGACCACGGTTTCGCGCGGCCAGATTGACGAGTCGAGCCCGTTTTTCACCCGCATGGACGGACACCTGGAACCCTGGAAACAAGAGGAAGCACTCGAAGCATGA
- a CDS encoding ABC transporter substrate-binding protein, with the protein MNHQPTRRTYLLLSAAVAASAMTLSGCAAGATPAAEETGPVTIRFTWWGGDARQKATQKVIDAFEAENPNITVVGEYSDWTGYWDKLATQVAANDAPDIIQMDEKYVREYGDRGALLDIKKLAGLDTSGIDPDTLKSGEVDGELVGLVTGIATFCIAANPGVLAKAGVPLPDDTTWTWEDYRKIGQQISQSGAGTGVGVQYGDQDLYIWARQHGDRLYDDRGNVVIKPETLVSFWQNVRDLSTSGAGAKPSAIIESATASLNQTPLAKNEMGFSGVFSTQLTAYSGASGQELKLLRLPGESDAAERGAYYKPSMFWSVSSRTKHQKAAEKFLNYLTNSQTAADIMLTERGIPANAKVREAIAAKLNPTDKAAIEFTNAIADEVRPAPPITPAGGSTITDILSRYTSDILFERTTPEKAAGPFIDELSSSLRK; encoded by the coding sequence GTGAACCACCAACCAACCCGCCGGACTTACCTGTTGCTCTCCGCCGCCGTCGCCGCGTCTGCCATGACCCTGTCCGGCTGCGCGGCCGGCGCCACTCCTGCTGCCGAGGAAACCGGGCCCGTCACCATCCGCTTTACCTGGTGGGGCGGCGACGCCCGGCAGAAAGCCACCCAGAAAGTCATCGACGCCTTCGAGGCTGAGAACCCCAACATCACTGTGGTGGGCGAATACAGCGACTGGACCGGCTACTGGGACAAGCTCGCAACGCAGGTGGCAGCCAATGACGCGCCGGACATCATCCAGATGGACGAGAAGTACGTCCGCGAATACGGCGACCGCGGCGCCCTGCTGGACATCAAAAAACTAGCCGGCCTGGACACCTCCGGCATCGACCCGGACACCCTCAAGAGCGGTGAGGTGGACGGGGAGCTTGTTGGCCTGGTTACCGGCATCGCCACGTTCTGCATCGCTGCCAACCCCGGCGTCCTGGCCAAAGCCGGGGTGCCGCTGCCGGATGACACCACGTGGACGTGGGAGGACTACCGGAAGATCGGCCAGCAGATCAGCCAGAGCGGGGCAGGCACGGGCGTTGGCGTGCAGTACGGCGACCAGGACCTCTATATCTGGGCGCGCCAGCACGGCGACCGGCTTTACGATGACCGGGGCAACGTGGTGATCAAGCCTGAAACGCTCGTCTCGTTCTGGCAGAACGTCCGGGACCTGTCCACATCCGGTGCCGGCGCCAAACCATCGGCCATCATCGAAAGTGCCACCGCTTCGCTGAACCAGACACCCCTGGCCAAAAACGAGATGGGCTTCTCCGGTGTGTTCAGCACCCAGCTCACGGCTTACTCGGGCGCCAGCGGGCAGGAGCTGAAGCTGCTGCGCCTGCCCGGCGAGTCTGACGCCGCAGAACGCGGGGCCTATTACAAGCCATCCATGTTCTGGTCCGTCTCATCCCGCACCAAACACCAGAAGGCGGCGGAGAAGTTCCTGAACTACCTCACCAACAGCCAGACCGCGGCCGACATCATGCTCACTGAACGCGGCATCCCCGCCAACGCAAAAGTCCGCGAAGCCATCGCCGCCAAGCTGAACCCCACGGACAAGGCCGCGATCGAGTTCACCAACGCCATCGCCGACGAGGTCAGGCCAGCCCCGCCCATCACGCCTGCCGGCGGCAGCACCATCACGGACATCCTCAGCCGCTACACCTCGGACATCCTTTTCGAACGCACCACCCCCGAAAAGGCCGCCGGGCCCTTCATCGACGAGCTCTCCTCCTCACTCCGGAAGTAG
- a CDS encoding cupin domain-containing protein — translation MTTQALPFPGSVGLTRVSVYDWEASDGVCGGSPHMHTASTEAYLVLSGSGRVETIRASGYASYDLAPDDLLWFSPGTIHRLVNGDNLEILAIMQNSGLPEAGDAVLTFEPEVIADAKRYARAATLDAGPASPSSSLPAAARARRDAALAGYLRLKEAAQAGDVGAVERFHRDAVRLVQARVPDWHELWKESIAPEAARTEGWLADLAEGRYSHFKDAAVTRSAPSSGERVLGMCGMLQKWDSNGSR, via the coding sequence ATGACGACCCAGGCACTCCCCTTCCCCGGCAGTGTGGGCCTGACGCGCGTGAGCGTTTACGACTGGGAAGCCAGTGACGGGGTGTGCGGCGGTTCTCCCCATATGCATACCGCGTCCACCGAGGCGTACCTGGTGCTGTCCGGATCCGGACGCGTTGAAACCATCCGGGCCTCAGGGTACGCGTCCTATGACCTGGCCCCCGATGACCTGCTCTGGTTCAGCCCGGGGACCATCCACCGGCTGGTCAACGGGGACAACCTGGAGATCCTGGCCATCATGCAAAATAGCGGACTGCCGGAGGCCGGCGACGCCGTCTTGACCTTCGAGCCGGAGGTCATTGCGGACGCCAAGCGGTACGCGCGGGCAGCAACGCTCGACGCCGGCCCCGCCTCGCCGTCGTCCTCGCTGCCTGCTGCAGCGCGCGCCCGGAGGGACGCAGCGCTGGCCGGCTACCTGCGGCTGAAGGAGGCCGCGCAGGCGGGTGACGTCGGCGCCGTGGAGCGGTTCCACCGTGACGCCGTCCGCCTGGTGCAGGCACGGGTACCGGACTGGCATGAGCTGTGGAAGGAGAGCATCGCACCCGAGGCTGCCCGGACGGAAGGATGGCTTGCCGACCTCGCGGAAGGCAGGTACAGCCACTTTAAGGATGCCGCCGTCACCAGGAGCGCGCCTTCCAGCGGGGAGCGCGTCCTGGGGATGTGCGGAATGCTGCAAAAATGGGACAGCAACGGCAGCAGGTGA
- a CDS encoding PmoA family protein yields the protein MSTEAALSWRDNNRSLTVSLGDVEIATYTYDATDEQRESPRPFFHPLRTTAGEMVTAYRPWDHVWHKGIAWSLPHFGDDNFWGGPSYRRGKDYTWLPNNGSMRHGRVIEAGLDGGAFRFAHTLGWWTQAGKHVVEETRTVRIAPGANDAWTLVFETEMTNVSGGEIHIGSPTTEGRENAGYGGLFWRGPREFTGGRIVGPGGATGEALRGTRGPWLAFVGQHDDTCRFSTVLIADATTNAQHPPEWFARSEPFACFGPAPFFSKEVTFAAGETMVNRYAVVIADGDSDQERLDHLATLAGETLHSKAVADRTRV from the coding sequence ATGAGCACCGAAGCCGCACTCAGCTGGCGCGACAACAACCGATCCCTGACCGTGTCGCTCGGGGATGTGGAGATCGCCACCTACACGTACGATGCCACGGACGAACAGCGCGAGTCGCCGCGCCCCTTCTTCCACCCGCTGCGCACCACGGCGGGCGAAATGGTCACCGCCTACCGCCCGTGGGACCACGTCTGGCACAAGGGCATTGCCTGGTCCCTGCCCCACTTCGGCGATGACAACTTCTGGGGCGGGCCCAGCTACCGCCGCGGCAAGGACTACACGTGGCTGCCCAACAACGGGAGCATGCGCCACGGGCGCGTGATCGAAGCAGGGCTCGACGGCGGCGCGTTCCGTTTTGCCCACACGCTGGGCTGGTGGACGCAGGCCGGCAAGCACGTGGTTGAGGAAACCCGCACCGTCCGGATTGCCCCGGGCGCCAACGACGCCTGGACGCTGGTCTTCGAAACGGAGATGACGAATGTCTCCGGCGGTGAGATCCACATCGGCTCGCCCACCACCGAGGGGCGGGAGAACGCCGGGTACGGCGGACTGTTCTGGCGGGGCCCGCGCGAATTTACCGGCGGCCGCATCGTTGGCCCGGGCGGAGCCACCGGCGAAGCGCTGCGCGGGACCCGCGGCCCATGGCTGGCATTCGTAGGCCAGCACGATGACACCTGCCGGTTTTCCACGGTGCTGATCGCTGACGCCACCACCAACGCCCAGCACCCGCCGGAATGGTTTGCCCGGTCCGAGCCCTTTGCCTGCTTTGGCCCTGCCCCGTTCTTCAGCAAGGAGGTCACCTTCGCCGCCGGGGAAACAATGGTCAACCGGTATGCCGTGGTGATCGCGGACGGCGACTCGGACCAGGAGCGGCTGGACCATCTCGCCACCCTGGCCGGGGAAACCCTGCATTCTAAAGCTGTGGCGGACCGGACCAGGGTATGA
- a CDS encoding GntR family transcriptional regulator, with translation MARDKRGAAPRLSVRDQTLETLRRRIISLQLPPGEPLSENELAQELGVSRTPVRESLILLREEGLVQVFPQIGSFVSLVDLARVSEAQFVREAIECASLRDLAVDSPGIAGLREILKAQSEADAAGDVEEFFRLDEDFHRELLRLAGHESAWAAVNSAKAHLDRARRLSLLDTRPVATLIEQHTAVVDALETNNLNDADSSLRLHLRGVFEDVQRIQESTPELFSDGAAPRPGRRSVARLT, from the coding sequence ATGGCTAGGGATAAACGAGGTGCGGCTCCACGGCTCTCAGTACGCGACCAGACCTTGGAGACGCTGCGGCGGCGCATCATTTCGCTGCAGCTCCCCCCGGGCGAACCGCTGTCCGAGAATGAACTTGCGCAGGAACTGGGCGTCAGCAGGACCCCGGTACGCGAGAGCCTGATCCTGCTGCGCGAGGAGGGCCTGGTCCAGGTCTTCCCCCAGATCGGTTCGTTTGTGTCCCTGGTTGACCTGGCCCGGGTGTCCGAAGCGCAGTTCGTCCGGGAGGCCATTGAATGCGCGTCGCTGCGCGATCTTGCCGTGGACAGCCCGGGCATTGCCGGCCTGCGGGAGATTTTGAAGGCCCAGTCGGAGGCCGATGCCGCCGGCGACGTGGAGGAATTCTTCCGGCTGGATGAGGACTTCCACCGGGAGCTGCTGCGCCTCGCGGGACACGAGTCCGCCTGGGCGGCCGTCAACTCCGCCAAGGCCCACCTGGACCGTGCCCGCCGCCTCAGCCTGCTCGACACCCGGCCCGTGGCCACCCTTATCGAACAGCACACCGCCGTGGTGGACGCGCTGGAGACCAACAACCTGAACGACGCCGACAGCAGCCTCCGACTTCACCTGCGGGGCGTCTTCGAGGACGTCCAGCGCATCCAGGAATCCACTCCTGAACTTTTCTCCGACGGTGCCGCGCCACGTCCCGGCCGGCGGAGCGTCGCACGGCTGACGTAG
- a CDS encoding LacI family DNA-binding transcriptional regulator, translated as MAQEAVAQEAVTQGKTKAPTIYDVAALAGVSHQTVSRYFKAPGGLKPATLERVEQALAELHYTPNLAARSLRSREHYRVVVVVPEASLYFPARMLNGAAAAAHSAGYRVDVVAIEGTAEARAHQLETLLGGEDIAGILSFVPRPKGSPAARQSAGVPMVVAGEYDNKMRARGSLADGAAARKIVEHLASLGHRNFFHVAGPTAWPSARNRRAVYEETVAELGLVSLGVAVGDWSPASGYAAGRKIAAIKEVTAVFAANDQMAIGVIRALHEHGLAVPDDVSVFGWDDMAESSFLIPTLSSVHMDLEALGVRSMSELIARIRGQQPATEALSLAPMELVFRESTARVRA; from the coding sequence ATGGCGCAGGAAGCAGTGGCACAGGAAGCCGTGACACAAGGCAAAACAAAAGCGCCAACCATCTACGATGTGGCTGCGCTTGCGGGCGTGTCCCACCAAACCGTGTCCCGGTACTTCAAAGCCCCGGGCGGGCTCAAGCCGGCAACGCTGGAGCGCGTGGAACAGGCCCTCGCCGAGCTTCACTACACTCCCAACCTGGCAGCCCGCTCATTGCGGTCGCGGGAGCATTACCGGGTGGTAGTGGTGGTGCCGGAAGCCTCGCTGTATTTCCCCGCCCGGATGCTGAATGGAGCCGCCGCGGCCGCCCATTCGGCCGGTTACCGCGTGGACGTGGTGGCCATTGAGGGAACCGCCGAAGCCCGCGCGCACCAGCTGGAAACCCTGCTGGGCGGCGAGGACATCGCCGGTATCCTGTCCTTCGTCCCCAGGCCCAAGGGGAGCCCGGCCGCCCGGCAGTCCGCGGGTGTTCCCATGGTGGTGGCCGGGGAGTACGACAACAAGATGCGTGCGCGGGGCAGCCTGGCGGACGGCGCTGCGGCACGGAAGATCGTTGAGCACCTTGCCTCGCTGGGACACCGGAACTTCTTCCACGTCGCCGGGCCAACAGCCTGGCCGTCGGCGCGCAACCGGCGGGCTGTCTACGAGGAAACAGTGGCCGAGCTGGGCCTGGTATCGCTGGGGGTTGCAGTGGGCGACTGGTCTCCGGCCTCCGGCTACGCGGCCGGGCGGAAGATCGCGGCCATCAAGGAGGTCACCGCGGTTTTCGCGGCGAACGACCAGATGGCCATCGGCGTCATCCGGGCCCTGCATGAACATGGCCTTGCGGTGCCGGATGACGTGAGCGTGTTCGGCTGGGATGACATGGCCGAGTCCTCGTTCCTGATCCCCACCCTGTCCAGCGTGCACATGGACCTGGAGGCGCTTGGGGTCCGGAGCATGTCCGAACTCATCGCCCGGATCCGGGGGCAGCAGCCCGCCACTGAGGCACTGTCCCTGGCGCCGATGGAGCTGGTATTCAGGGAATCAACGGCTCGGGTGCGGGCTTAG